Within the Thalassophryne amazonica chromosome 19, fThaAma1.1, whole genome shotgun sequence genome, the region cacagagggactcaaatcctgcagtgccaggcgtgtccccctgcttaagccaatacatgtccaggcctgtctgatgtttgccagagagcatatggatgatccagaagaggattgggagaatatcatgtcgtcagatgaaaccaaaataagtatttgaacaccctgcgacaaaactgtagacctgcacaaggctgggatggactacaggacaacaggcaagcagcttggtagaagacaacgaccgttatgattatttattagaaagtggaagaaacacaagatgactgtcagtctccctcggtctgggattccaagcaagatctcactttgtggggtaaggatgattctcagaaagctcagaaccacacaggaggacctgatcaatgatatgaagagagctgggaccacagtcacaaagattacattagtaacacatgatgctgtcatggtttaaaatcctgcagggcagcaaggtcccccagcacatgtccaggcccatttgaagttcaccagtgaccatctggatgatccagaggaggcttgggagaaggtcatgtggtcaggtgagaccagaatagagctttttggaatcaactccacttaccatgtttagaggatgagaacaacctcaagaaaaccatcccaaccgtgaagcatgggggtagaaacatcatactctgggggtgctcttctgcaaaggggacaggacgactgcaccgtattgaagggaggatgtatggggtcatgtattgtgagattttggcaaagaacctccttccctcagtaagagcattgaagatgggtcatggctgggtcttccagcatgacaatgaccccaaacacacagccagggcaactaaggaggggctccttaagaagcatttcaaggtcctggagtggcctggccagtctccagacctgaactcaatagaaaatctttggagggagctgaaactccaaacctgaaagatctagagaagatctgtgtggaggaatggaccaaaatccctgctgcagtgtgtggaaacctggtgaaaaactacatgaaacgtttgacctctgtaattgcaaacaaaggctactgtaccaaatattaacattgattttcacaggtgttcaaatacttatttgcagcagtaacatacaaataaattataaaaaaaatcatattttgtgatttccggattttttttttttttagattatatgagggtaggctgaaaagttctaaggctgactatgatgcagttgttgaattgaacaaattcagggttatttttctacatagtctccctgtaactccacacacttcttccagcggtgcttgagtgcttcaattcccttggcatagaagctttcatcttgagagtcaaaatagtcctcaacggcagccatcacctcatcattgctccgatagtgcttcccagccaagttttttttcaggtttgggaacagatgaaattccgagggtgccaagtcaggggagtatggtgggtgatctaccagtttgaATCCACagtcgtggatagtggccatggccactgttgacttgtgagctggggcattgtcttgatggaacagcacccctttcgtcagctttcctggtcgcttctttttgacagcctcgcgtaactgtctcagtaggttagaatagtactgtccatttatggtttgtcccttttcaagatagtccacgaacacaatgcccttggcatcccagaaaactgaaaccatgaccttccccgcagacaaaACGacattggccttctttggaggtggtgaccttgggtgtttccactgcattgattgtttttttttgtctctggttcaaagtggtgaacccaacactcatcctgggtaagaaaacgttccatgtaattggctggatcctcttcaaattgcgccaagtttgccttcgacatgactagcctgatgcgtttctgatcaggcgtcagaagacgtggcacccaccgagctgacacctttgacattccaagttcttcatgcagaatgtgttcaattctctcacgggatattcccacagcatctgctagctgattaatcgtcgatcgtctgtcgtccatcaccatttcatgaacaaggtcaatgttcttCTGGGTTGTGgttgttgcaggccgcccagaccttgggtcgtcttcaaggctctctctgcccctcttaaattcagctgcccacttctgcactgtagatatggcgGGAGCTTCAATCCccttaatgtagcaaccatatccacatgaatgtccttgggctttaaccccttcttatgcaggtacttaatcacatcgcgatgccagattttgtccatttttgctgtttccctctaccacgaactttcaaacttggctatgaaccacaaactacctcacaacctggaagaaaataacacagttagtcatcagaagagttgaacttaatgcatgccaagttttattgaaatggcatttctccttcttggtgagccttagaacttttcagcctaccctcgtatctctcacagtggacatgcacctaagatgaaaatttcagacccctccatgatttctaagtgggagaacttgcaaaatcgcgtgtatatatataaaatcagtttTCTCTTTGGTTTATTTTCATACACCTGAAACTAGCAGCAGGTTGGGTCTGAAACCAGTCTGCTGTCTCCATCTCTTTCCTCCAAGGTTCGACGATTTCTATTTTCTCACGGACCCAGAGCAATTTATCGAGTCCCACTTCCCTGATGACAAGAAATGGCAGCTCCTGGACATGCCCATTACCCTGGAGGAGTTTGAAAGGAGGGTCTTCAAAACGTCAGCATTCTTCACCATGGCACTCAGACTGATTCAGCCTCACAAGTTTCATATAGTCACAGGTCAGCCATTTAGTTCCATGACCCTCACAAACCTCCAGAGGAGGGACTTGTGTACaagatgtctgaagttttatatgaTATGCGTAATGGGTTGGTGGTTAAAGTTCTGAACAACTGTAAGGTTCAAGTTAAGGGTGATTTTTTGGGGGATATATGAGGGGTGTAGAAATTGAGTCAGGCAAAATAAAGAGAAACTGAAAAACACATTGAAAAAGGACTGGGCTGGCTGTTTTTAACACACAACAGGGGCAGAGCTGTGTCTGTTGCTGTTGACCAAATACacgttattcagacagctttgagAACAATCAATCGGCCGTCGCCCGGCAAGGATCCTACCGGGGAATGCAGTATAACTACCCGTGGCAGACATTTACGTGTGAACAGGTTTACATATAGAGCCAGACATACAATGTAACCACAGGTGGTGATGTGACTTGGTGAATTCTTTTCGAACAGTACATTCCGTGGGTGCATGTGCTTCACAAGCCCCCTCGGAATTCACCATAAGATAGCGCAGGGATGGACAATCATGTGCCGTGAAGAGCCgaggcactgcaggttttccttgctaccaatcacctcagcagaagatttcattaatgatcaggtgtctcagcaggtgatttcattgatgatcaggtgtttatgttcaggggagaagctcatcagcaacccacctgctgaggtgattggttgcaaggaaaacccacAGGCAATGAgcaaatataggttgaagtggatttgcaaatcattgtattctgtttgtatttacatttcacacaacatcccaaccgcATTGGAATTGGGGTCATAGTTGTGTGAGCAAAAGGTGGTGGCATCAATCAAATTCCACTTCTTGATGTCCACCAGCAGTATGTATGTGTACAGAAAGCCAACACTCAGGAGGGGGACGGTGACCTTAGCCTTGATGAAGTCCCAGCTAAAGCTCTATCCCCTGAAACACAAGTCCACATCTCAATTGCCGTATATGCGTATGGGGCTGTTGTTGGCAGATGCAAGGGGGGAGTGAAACCCATCAAACAGAATGTCCAGTTGGGAAGCGGGCAAGATGCTCCTCTGCGCGCCGGTCTTTCACAGGAACTGCCGCCCAGACACGGTATGTTGGATGAACAGCAGCCTTTCGGTGCAGCTGTGGTGTTTCCCTTGCTCTTGAAGGTACAGGGTGAGTGGCAGCACCTGGCTTTGGCCCCGAATATAGTGTGTGGTGGAAGCAGAGGCCAAGTTGAGAGTGCTGCCAGGGTGAGATAGGTACCATTGCCATGAGTGTTGCCTCCTCTAGGGGCAGTGCTGGCGTGTGGACAGTGCAGGCTGGGGAAGCCGCGGCCATGTGGGCAGGGATGAGTGCTGCAGCAGTCATGTTGGCTGGCCAGGAAAACTTTATCCGCCTTTTCCACCAGTGCATGGCAGTCAGTGATGGTGGCATTAGCCAGAGCTGCCCGCACCTGGAGAGGGAGTTGCTGCAGAAAGAGGTGGGTAAAGAGGAAATCTGGCCTGTGTTCCCCCAGGAGCTGTAACATTCTGTTCATCAGCTCGAAAAGTTTGCTGTCCCCAACCCATGCAGGGAAAAAAGCCTGTTGGCCTTCTCAGTGTTGGAAAGTTCAGAAGTCTTTATGAGGTGAGCCCTGAGGGTTGCAAATGTATTTGCTGTTGGGGGATTTTGCAGGCGAGTGACCGTGCAACTGCTGAGAGCCGAAACAACGTAATAATACTTCGTGTCGTTCGCGGTGATCTCCCGCAATGTGAACTGTGCCTCAGTTTGGGTGAAACAGGCTGCAGCAGACATCTTCCAGAACTCAGGGAGCTTCAACAACACCGCATTTGCCATCATGATCGTGTCTCAATGCCCTTCAAAAACGTTGAAAGACAGACGTCTGGGATCACCAGTGTAAAAATTGGGTCAGGGGAAATAAAGAGACAATTTCTACATTTCAACAACGCATAGCGTGTCACTTTATTTGCTGAAAAGCAAaaagattcacaaatacacaggtTTTTATATGACTCAGATGGATCCTTTTTCCGTGATTGTCCTCACAGTAAAACGTCAAAGTACCAGGCCAGCTGTTTTTACACATAGTTTTGTGTGCTCATGTCGACCAAATACACGCTACTCAGACAGCTTTGAGGAACCCTGCCGAGCAACACAGTATAACTGCCCGTGGCAGACATTTACGCGTGAACAGGTTTACATATAGAGGCAGACATACGTACAATGTAACCACAGTTGGTGATGTGACTTGGTGAATTCTATTTGAACAGTACATTGGGTGTGTGCCACAGctgtgattgaaaagttttgattCTGACCCTGAAAAAGCAgagcgtggttctccatcttttgcattctgagaaacaaacatttctcGAGAAtaggtgaagttttgactcactggttgCAATCTTAAGaaatgcaaagaatggaaaatatGGAGAAGCTTGCCCTACTTTTTCTAAGTTAGAATCAAAACGTTTCAATCGCTCCTCGTAAGGTATTGAGTTAAGGAACTTGTCACTACCTCATCATGCTGTGGCCCAGGATGTGTTCTACTCCAACTGGCATGTCTCTGAAGCACAGGAATAATTATGAGTCTTGCCTTGAATATTGTTTGTTGATTCTTCTATCATTAGATGCTGGATTGCTACATTAGGCCCTgtgccattttaatttgttttcctGGTAGAAAAACGTTCCTCATGAGAACAATAATCAGGTAACAACTCACTTTTAATGTACAGTGATAAAAAGTACTCACTGTCAGCAGGAATGTGGCATTTGTGTCCAATCTCTTAATACAGACGATATTTTCTTTGTCTCAATTGCGAGAGagattttgagtgacaaatcGCTGTAGATAGAAACAAACTTATCCTTCTGCATAAGACTGAGAGGTTATGCTCATTCTGATTGGCTGCCAGAAAAGATGCTGCAGTGACGTCACAGAGTTATTCTGAAAAGTTGAAGGTTTTTCAATTTAAAGCACTCGGAGTGCAAAAAAAGTGGAGCGCTGGGTGCGGTGGTTTTTTATCAGGAGGCAGCTGCATTGGGCCGTATATGCTCCATTCTCATTGAAAACATTCTCATTGAAAACaatggggggggggaaacaacaCTGTCACCCAAAAATATGCCCTACTTGGACAGGGGTTCTTAAACACCAACTAGACAGTTTTACATACAACAAAACATGTTGGATTTTAATTAAAATgcttaaacatttttattttttccttagaTGATGGCGAGGCGAATGTGTCTATCAGCTTCTCCAGACCTGCAACCTTCGCCTATGAAATCACTCAGCACCGTGACCTCCTCCACTGCGGAGCATTAGAGCAGAAAGAATCTAGTAATTCATCCTACGGTCTCCTAACAGTATCCCACCGGAGCATGAGGCTGCAACTCCTGCCACCTGCAAGCGGCACATATGACGTGAAGGTGTTTGCCAGACCTGAAGgtgctaaaacacctttaaattgGGTCTGTTCTTTCACAGTTGAGTGTGTGACTCCCAGGACCATGGAGGAAATCCCAGAGAACCCCTTTATGTCTTGGGGCCTTCAGTCTACGGCAGGATCTCTGGGTGTGGCAAGCAGCAGCCAAGGCAGCAAGGTTGCCGAGGTGGAAGAGGGCACCTTTGAGTTGGCGTTGAAAACATCTAGGCCTCTGATGGCGCTGTGTGAACTGGTCCACCCAGAGCTGGACACTGTTGTAGCCAAGCGCTGTCTGGCTACTCAGATTCAAGAGGATCTCCTGACCTGTCACGTCCTATGCCCATTACGTGGGTTCTACCGCCTATCTGTGTTTGTGCGGGACTATGAGAAAACAGATGTCAAATTCCAGAACGCTGCAAACTTTCTTCTGCACTGCACAGGGAAGGCAATTGGTCCACATGAGCTGTTTCCTCCTAACTTGGGCTCGGCTTGCGGGCCTGGAATCCGTACATCAGATGCAGGGTTGTCCAAATTCAGCCATACAGGGGCATTGGTGAGCACACAGCAAGGCAAATGCAACATCACTTTCCACAACCAGCAGGACCATGAGCTTCACACTGTGCTGAGCAAAGAAGAAGACAAAACAGCTGCTATCCCTCTTTCACGCTACATCTTCTGCACATACACAGACAGCAAGGTGACGGTTAGTATCAGCCTACCTGATGCTGGAGTCTACCGCCTCGGCCTGTATGCCAGGACGAGTTCTGGCAGCGATTTCAAACCTATGTGTGACTTTGTTCTGAGGAACAGCTGTGATCAGCCGGGGCTTCCTTTCCCCTGTGTCTACTCCAGTTGGAAGAAAGGCTGCGTGCTGTTTGAGCCCCGCGCAGGTTTACTGGAGCCCGTCTCATGGGTGCGCTTCAGAGTGAGGGTCCCTGGGGCCCAGAGGGTGAGCGTGGTGGGAGAAGCACGAACTGATCTGAAGCTGAATAAGAGCAGAGTCTGGGAGGGGGAGGTTTTCTCTGGGAGTGGCCTCGAACAACTGAAACTGGCCGCCTCCTCGGGGGAGTCCAGTGACATGGCTGTTTTGATGACCTTTGACATCAAGCAGATGCAGAGAGAAGAATAAACTCaaaagcctggtgcacatctgacAGGTTGGAAAATGCTTTCAAATAATTTGACATTTTACGTCAGTAACTCAGATGCTTAGTTCTAATCGCACAAAGATAGTACAGATGGTGGCTGGTTAACTGTCATTGCAATGTGTTttgaaaattacattttaaacAGGTTACTGTGTAACTGTTGTAACGCTCACACAACTTTAAACCAGTACCAGACCTCTCCTCAGTGGTCACTGGAGCTCCAAACACATTAAGATAAGCTCATTAAACATTTTATAACCTCTTGTTTAACCCATTTACTGTTCTCATGCACCGTTCACCAAAAAGGTTTATTTGTAACAATGTCAACACAGTGTGAAGACTTTGTGAGAATGGTGCTCAGCTGTGGTGCTTAGCAAAAATATAAGAGTGCTTTCATTTGTGCATATTTCTGCATAAAGAAAAGTGTGCAATAAAAACGTACTGTGAAATCAATTGTGATTTTTGTTTCCACAATCCTAACCTTTAAAACGTCAGTGGTGTAACCCTTTACTTATTTTGGGATATCAAAAGTGGAGTGAGGATTTAATAAggatagaattcatcatagtacagaaacagcattagtgaaggttacaaatgatcttcatgtctattagactccattcctaccaggctgctcaaggaagccctaccattaattaatgcttcgatcttaaatatgatcaatctatctttattagttggctatgtaccacaggcttttaaggtggcagtaattaaaccattacttaaaaagccatcacttgacccagctatcttagctaattataggccaatctccaaccttccttttctctcaaaaattcttgaaagggtagttgtaaaacagctaactgatcatctgcagaggaatggtctatttgaagagtttcagtcaggttttagaattcatcatagtacagaaacagcattagtaagtaagtcccttcggctactcccttgtttgcactcggggtcgccacagcaaatccaaggtggatctgcatcttgatttggcacaggttttacgctggatgcccttcagaaacagcattagtgaaggttacaaatgatctcagtgctgcttttgatactgttgaccataaaattttattacagagattagagcatgccataggtattaaaggcactgcgctgcagtggtttgaatcatatttatctaatagattacaatttgttcatgtaaatggggaatcttcttcacagactaaggttaattatggagttcctcaaggttctgttctaggaccaattttattcactttatacatgcttcccttaggcagtattattagacagcattgcttaaattttcattgttacgcagatgatacccagccttatctatccatgaagccagaggacacaccaattagctaaactgcaggattgtcttacagacataaagacatggatgacctctaatttcctgcttttaaactcagataaaactgaagttattgtacttggccccacaaatcttagaaacatggtgtctaaccagatccttactctggatggcattaccctgacctctagtaatactgtgagaaatcttggagtcatttttgatcaggatatgtccttcaacgcgcatattaaacaaatatgtaggactgcttttttgcatttgcgcaatatctctaaaattagaaaggtcttgtctcagagtgatgctgaaaaaataattcatgcatttatttcctctaggctggactattgtaattcattattatcaggttgtcctaagcgttccctgaaaagccttcagttaattcaaaatgctgcagctagagtactgacagggactagaaggagcgagcatatctcacccatataggcctctctttattggcttcctgttaattctagaatagaatttaaaattcttcttcttacttataaggttttgaataatcaggtcccatcttatcttagggacctcgtagtaccatatcaccccaatagagcgcttcgctctcagactgcaggcttacttgtagttcctagggtttgtaagagtagaatgggaggcagagccttcagctttcaggttcctctcctgtggaaccagctcccaattcggatcagggagacagacaccctctctacttttaagattaggcttaaaactttcctttttgctaaagcttatagttagggctggatcaggtgaccctgaaccatcccttagttatgctgctatagactaagactgctggggggttcccatgatgcactgtttctttctctttttgctctgtatgcaccactctgcatttaatcattagtgatcgatctctgctcccctccacagcatgtctttttcctggttctctccctcagccccaaccagtcccagcagaagactgcccctccctgagcctggttctgctggaggtttcctcctgttaaaagggagtttttccttcccactgtcgccaagtgcttgctcacagggggtcgttttgaccgttggggtttttctgtaattattgtatggccttgccttacaatataaatatatTCACAACAGGCTCAAGAGCATAattatcattttttaaatttcaatttcaatttattttcatttatatagcgccaaatcacaacagagttgcctcaaggcgcttcacacaaggtctaaccttaccaacccccagagcagcagtggtaaggaaaaactcagaggaagaaacctcaagcagaccagactcaaagggggtgaccctctgcttgggctatgctacagacacaaattatcaTCTGCGCAGCTTTAAATTCCAACCGGTCAGGCATGTGGAAGATGTTCTGGTGCTGTGAGTTTCTGCATGTACCAACTCTTGGACTTGCTTTGGGTCAAAATTGTCACAGAACACCATCCCAGCAGACATGTCATCCATTCCAATCCCCCAAAGGTAGTCATCTATCTGCTGCCACTGGGTATTACGTGGGCACTGCATTGGGCTGCTGCAGGAATGAGTGTGCAGGATCATGCTCAGAAAAACTGTtccagctgatgctccctcacaatggatATACTCGGTCGCTGTAACTGCTCacttgacacaaagccattctgGTGGTACCCATGGATGTCCCGAGAGACTTGCTACTAAAGACATCAAACTGTTGTCTTGCAGTGGTTAGCATCAGTCTCATAATTGTGCAGTAAAATCAGAAGCAGCAGCACTCTCAAGACTTGGATGTTTTTCTTTGTGTAAAGACATATATCGGCATCGCCATACATCTGTGTCCACTGACATCATGACTTTTCCCAGGTGTCTCCCAACCTCATCGGCCAAGGGGTGGGCAGTGTGTCCGGTAGGgccaagacggtgcaggttttcattgctatccatcacctcagcaggtgatttcagatGATCAGGACTTGAAGTTGAGGGAAGGAGCTCATCAGTAAAACCACCTGAGGTGCCCTGCACCGTCTTGGCCTTTCATGGCACACTGTTGTCCACCATGTCATAGGTTGagcacccagagacatgaatgtcttgATTTCGATTTGATTTTTCTTTGCAGACACACTGCTGATGAGACTGTGCACATTCTCCAAAAATCCTATTCATTGTTGAACACTGCTTGGTAAAAGACTTCTGAGGGAACAGTAACATCATGGAAAACAACATTCATTCACATCCTGAAAAATCACTGACACAAGGGACATTTTACACCTTGGTGAAGGCTGATAACCCCCCCCCTTCACAagccaacaaaacaaacacatatcCCTTTTAAGGTCCTCTTAAAGAAAATGTGCCTGAAATCACATTTTAATAACCCCACTTTTTGAACGTGAGCAGCTCCTGCACTATGTACAGTACACCATTGTTGCAGTGACTTGGACCCACTCAGCAGGATTTGGCAGACGCCAGCGAGGGTGAGGAGTGTTTACAAGCGACTGTCAAAATAGCCCACAAATAGcctcagctggaaaaaaaaattacaatagaAGGACATTGAGGGGAGGTTAATGGTTGTTGTGATACGGTGTGAGTATGTTTTAAGTGGTCCAAGTGTGACTGGGTGGGGGGGGGTCTTGCCTTGAGTCGCTGGGGAGAAACTGGCGGCACAGTGGTGGCAGGAACGAGGCAAGGAAACTGATGTCAGACGTTAGCCATGTGGAGGACTGTATCTGCCTGGCAACAGTACAaggacacacacacgcatgcacacacacacacagttgctaTGTTTCTTTTGAAGACACACACTCAGTGTGAAGGTTGACCCTGCGTACAATGTGGAGGATTCCAACATTCTCTCAGCTGAGGCGCGTTAACAAATCAACAACACTTTCTGTTTTGTCTGTCGTCCAGTCCCCATAACAGAGTCCTCCCAACTCAGGGCCCATTCAGAGATGAGTTTAGTCATATCCACAAGTTTTGTATCGTATCGGAGTTTCATCCACACTGAAC harbors:
- the ky gene encoding kyphoscoliosis peptidase produces the protein MSAEVAIHKFSFPFSCAAHLSQQDDVPQKGCIQVKPLDRHKSPTLSDQSPVAVVGTLIHNEIQAQETPKPSPRGDVVAPLVQTKSVVSEATQSSVVSRRSVFEKLTVESEDQRPVAKRQLSSESAARTITVVKKSAVSKEAEEQKHLKQKLHLGQKVAPCPATGGKRRCRKDLFTTSEVFHRVDSHVIRAGAELKERCVYNVKTIVQSITQTARNELERLRAIWVWLCHNIEYDVSGYLGQSEKLSSPEEVIAAGRGVCCGYSSLCLQMCREVGIECQEVPGHSKGVGYRLGKSLKNVKSDHLWNAVLLGGQWFLLDACWGAGRVDMEHESFVKRFDDFYFLTDPEQFIESHFPDDKKWQLLDMPITLEEFERRVFKTSAFFTMALRLIQPHKFHIVTDDGEANVSISFSRPATFAYEITQHRDLLHCGALEQKESSNSSYGLLTVSHRSMRLQLLPPASGTYDVKVFARPEGAKTPLNWVCSFTVECVTPRTMEEIPENPFMSWGLQSTAGSLGVASSSQGSKVAEVEEGTFELALKTSRPLMALCELVHPELDTVVAKRCLATQIQEDLLTCHVLCPLRGFYRLSVFVRDYEKTDVKFQNAANFLLHCTGKAIGPHELFPPNLGSACGPGIRTSDAGLSKFSHTGALVSTQQGKCNITFHNQQDHELHTVLSKEEDKTAAIPLSRYIFCTYTDSKVTVSISLPDAGVYRLGLYARTSSGSDFKPMCDFVLRNSCDQPGLPFPCVYSSWKKGCVLFEPRAGLLEPVSWVRFRVRVPGAQRVSVVGEARTDLKLNKSRVWEGEVFSGSGLEQLKLAASSGESSDMAVLMTFDIKQMQREE